A portion of the Hoplias malabaricus isolate fHopMal1 chromosome 1, fHopMal1.hap1, whole genome shotgun sequence genome contains these proteins:
- the LOC136694680 gene encoding zinc finger protein 513, whose amino-acid sequence MPRRKQSNPQPVKLGSEDGVGSVNPESLVLESDFLLGQDLPFEENDYKIIGFERDSVTTDMGIPVYAFSDEDCSSYNRLSMESDFEDPRDTESEKEDMRGDPGFTPYLSCRRCGQLLGDPLSGALDIAGLYCLRCGGEERATEQQVRRREQALPAKCSKEKGHREKSTANGTHKTYSCKLCSFTSRYSNHLKRHMKTHNGEKPYKCQHCAYASSQLVNLQRHVRTHTGEKPYKCDYCTFACNSLGNLKRHQRMHTQEKSNKCSQCDFCTSSGLTLKKHMMSHKTDAPTPVVEEAVVSDLTLHISDPDFLHSCGTLRADHHPPSLLDTEALDQDPDPGLPELLFPFTCRVCGSVLEDEDGATTQICTKCTLDMLAKGSPGSPEKGDKLYSCTACSFITQYPNHLARHMKTHSGEKPYKCPQCNYASAHFDNLKRHHRVHTGEKPYKCHLCEYACGNLANLKRHERIHSGAKPFQCGVCNYSCNQSMNLKRHMLRHTGEKPFKCQECAYTTGHWDNYKRHQKKHGHSTDGWIKMPLPEKEEEEGEL is encoded by the exons TGGGATCCGAAGATGGTGTTGGTAGTGTTAACCCAGAGAGCCTGGTCCTGGAGAGTGATTTCCTCCTTGGACAAGACTTGCCGTTTGAAGAGAATGACTACAAGATCATAGGGTTTGAGAGAGATTCTG TGACTACTGACATGGGAATTCCAGTATATGCCTTTAGTGATGAAGACTGCTCCAGTTACAACCGCCTCAGCATGGAGAGTGACTTTGAGGACCCTCGAGACACTGAGAGTGAAAAGGAAGATATGCGTGGGGACCCTGGCTTCACACCTTATCTCTCCTGTAGGCGATGTGGTCAGCTCCTCGGGGACCCTCTCAGTGGAGCCCTGGATATAGCAGGGCTCTACTGCCTCCGATGTGGAGGCGAAGAGAGGGCCACAGAACAGCAGGTTAGACGGAGAGAACAAGCTCTACCTGCAAAGTGCTCAAAGGAAAAAGGGCACAGGGAGAAGTCTACTGCAAATGGCACACACAAAACCTACTCCTGCAAACTGTGCAGCTTTACCTCACGCTACTCCAACCACTTGAAGCGACACATGAAAACGCACAATGGTGAGAAGCCTTACAAGTGCCAGCACTGTGCATATGCCTCATCTCAGCTAGTTAACTTACAGAGACATGTGCGTACTCATACTGGTGAGAAACCATACAAGTGTGACTATTGCACATTTGCCTGCAACTCCCTTGGCAACCTTAAGAGGCACCAGCGCATGCATACTCAAGAGAAGTCCAACAAGTGTAGTCAGTGTGATTTCTGCACAAGCAGTGGTCTGACCCTAAAGAAACACATGATGAGCCACAAGACGGATGCACCAACACCCGTGGTGGAAg AGGCTGTGGTGTCTGATCTGACTCTGCACATTAGTGATCCCGACTTCCTGCATAGCTGTGGGACCCTGCGTGCTGATCATCACCCACCCAGCCTGCTGGACACAGAAGCACTGGATCAGGACCCAGACCCTGGGCTGCCCGAGCTGCTTTTTCCCTTCACTTGTAGAGTGTGTGGCTCAGTGCTGGAGGATGAGGATGGGGCCACCACGCAAATCTGCACCAAGTGCACTCTGGACATGCTGGCTAAGGGCTCCCCGGGCAGCCCGGAGAAAGGGGACAAGCTGTACTCCTGTACTGCCTGCAGCTTTATCACACAGTACCCCAACCATCTGGCCCGTCACATGAAGACTCACAGTGGAGAGAAACCTTACAAGTGCCCACAGTGCAATTATGCATCTGCCCATTTTGACAATTTGAAGAGGCACCACCGCGTGCACACGGGTGAAAAACCCTATAAGTGTCACCTGTGTGAGTATGCATGCGGAAATCTGGCCAACCTCAAACGGCATGAACGCATACACTCAGGTGCCAAGCCCTTCCAGTGTGGTGTTTGCAACTACAGCTGCAACCAGAGCATGAACCTGAAGCGTCACATGCTGCGTCACACTGGCGAAAAGCCTTTCAAATGCCAGGAATGTGCCTATACCACAGGACACTGGGATAACTACAAGC